A single Vulpes vulpes isolate BD-2025 chromosome 16, VulVul3, whole genome shotgun sequence DNA region contains:
- the KIAA0930 gene encoding uncharacterized protein KIAA0930 homolog isoform X3: protein MKGRGCFKDDRIVFWTWMFSTYFMEKWAPRQDDMLFYVRRKLAYPGGEGSVDGRKLAEAEPEVEVEVYRRDSKKLPGLGDPDIDWEESVCLNLILQKLDYMVTCAVCTRADGGDIHIHKKKSQQVFASPSKHPMDSKGEESKISYPNIFFMIDSFEEVFSDMTVGEGEMVCVELVASDKTNMFQGVIFQGSIRYEALKKVYDNRVSVAARMAQKMSFGFYKYNNMEFVRMKGPQGKGHAEMAVSRVSTGDTSPCGTEEDSSPASPMHERVTSFSTPPTPERNNRPAFFSPSLKRKVPRNRIAEMKKSHSANDSEEFFREDNGGADLHNATNLRSRSLSGTGRSLVGSWLKLNRADGNFLLYAHLTYVTLPLHRILTDILEVRQKPILMT, encoded by the exons ATGAaaggcaggg GGTGCTTTAAGGATGACCGCATCGTCTTCTGGACTTGGATGTTCTCTACCTACTTCATGGAGAAATGGGCACCGCGGCAGGATGACATGCTCTTCTATGTGCGCCGGAAGCTGGCCTACCCGGGTGGCGAGGGCAGCGTGGACGGGAGGAAG CTGGCTGAGGCCGAGCCCGAGGTGGAGGTCGAGGTGTACCGGCGGGACTCCAAGAAGCTGCCGGGCCTCGGTGACCCTGACATTGACTGGGAGGAGAGCGTCTGCCTGAATCTCATCCTGCAGAAG CTGGATTACATGGTGACATGTGCCGTGTGCACGCGCGCTGATGGCGGGGACATCCACATCCATAAGAAGAAATCCCAG CAAGTGTTTGCGTCCCCCAGTAAACACCCCATGGACAGCAAGGGGGAAGAGTCCAAGATCAGCTACCCTAACATCTTCTTCATGATCGACAGCTTTGAGGAG GTGTTCAGCGACATGAcggtgggggaaggagagatggtCTGTGTGGAGCTGGTGGCCAGTGACAAAACCAACATGTTCCAGGGAGTCATTTTTCAGGGCTCCATCCGCTACGAGGCACTGAAGAAGGTGTACGACAACCGA GTGAGTGTGGCCGCCCGCATGGCACAGAAGATGTCGTTTGGCTTCTACAAGTACAACAACATGGAGTTTGTGCGCATGAAGGGGCCGCAGGGCAAGGGTCACGCTGAGATGGCAGTCAGCCGTGTGTCTACTGGTGACACGTCCCCCTGCGGGACCGAAGAGGATTCCAGCCCGGCCTCACCCATGCATGAGCGG GTGACCTCCTTCAGCACGCCGCCCACCCCGGAGCGCAACAACCGGCCCGccttcttctccccttctctcaagAGGAAGGTGCCCCGCAACCGGATCGCTGAGATGAAGAAGTCTCACTCGGCCAACGACAGCGAGGAGTTCTTCCGCGAGGACAATGGTGGGG CGGATCTGCACAACGCCACCAACCTGCGCTCTCGGTCCCTGTCTGGCACGGGGCGGTCCCTCGTCGGGTCCTGGCTGAAGCTGAACAGAGCAGATGGAAATTTCCTTCTCTATGCACACTTGACCTACGTCACTTTGCCGCTGCATCGGATTTTAACAG ACATCCTGGAAGTGCGGCAGAAGCCCATCCTGATGACCTAG
- the KIAA0930 gene encoding uncharacterized protein KIAA0930 homolog isoform X1, with protein MLRAIAEERGRLSLRREVCGLGCFKDDRIVFWTWMFSTYFMEKWAPRQDDMLFYVRRKLAYPGGEGSVDGRKLAEAEPEVEVEVYRRDSKKLPGLGDPDIDWEESVCLNLILQKLDYMVTCAVCTRADGGDIHIHKKKSQQVFASPSKHPMDSKGEESKISYPNIFFMIDSFEEVFSDMTVGEGEMVCVELVASDKTNMFQGVIFQGSIRYEALKKVYDNRVSVAARMAQKMSFGFYKYNNMEFVRMKGPQGKGHAEMAVSRVSTGDTSPCGTEEDSSPASPMHERVTSFSTPPTPERNNRPAFFSPSLKRKVPRNRIAEMKKSHSANDSEEFFREDNGGADLHNATNLRSRSLSGTGRSLVGSWLKLNRADGNFLLYAHLTYVTLPLHRILTDILEVRQKPILMT; from the exons GGTGCTTTAAGGATGACCGCATCGTCTTCTGGACTTGGATGTTCTCTACCTACTTCATGGAGAAATGGGCACCGCGGCAGGATGACATGCTCTTCTATGTGCGCCGGAAGCTGGCCTACCCGGGTGGCGAGGGCAGCGTGGACGGGAGGAAG CTGGCTGAGGCCGAGCCCGAGGTGGAGGTCGAGGTGTACCGGCGGGACTCCAAGAAGCTGCCGGGCCTCGGTGACCCTGACATTGACTGGGAGGAGAGCGTCTGCCTGAATCTCATCCTGCAGAAG CTGGATTACATGGTGACATGTGCCGTGTGCACGCGCGCTGATGGCGGGGACATCCACATCCATAAGAAGAAATCCCAG CAAGTGTTTGCGTCCCCCAGTAAACACCCCATGGACAGCAAGGGGGAAGAGTCCAAGATCAGCTACCCTAACATCTTCTTCATGATCGACAGCTTTGAGGAG GTGTTCAGCGACATGAcggtgggggaaggagagatggtCTGTGTGGAGCTGGTGGCCAGTGACAAAACCAACATGTTCCAGGGAGTCATTTTTCAGGGCTCCATCCGCTACGAGGCACTGAAGAAGGTGTACGACAACCGA GTGAGTGTGGCCGCCCGCATGGCACAGAAGATGTCGTTTGGCTTCTACAAGTACAACAACATGGAGTTTGTGCGCATGAAGGGGCCGCAGGGCAAGGGTCACGCTGAGATGGCAGTCAGCCGTGTGTCTACTGGTGACACGTCCCCCTGCGGGACCGAAGAGGATTCCAGCCCGGCCTCACCCATGCATGAGCGG GTGACCTCCTTCAGCACGCCGCCCACCCCGGAGCGCAACAACCGGCCCGccttcttctccccttctctcaagAGGAAGGTGCCCCGCAACCGGATCGCTGAGATGAAGAAGTCTCACTCGGCCAACGACAGCGAGGAGTTCTTCCGCGAGGACAATGGTGGGG CGGATCTGCACAACGCCACCAACCTGCGCTCTCGGTCCCTGTCTGGCACGGGGCGGTCCCTCGTCGGGTCCTGGCTGAAGCTGAACAGAGCAGATGGAAATTTCCTTCTCTATGCACACTTGACCTACGTCACTTTGCCGCTGCATCGGATTTTAACAG ACATCCTGGAAGTGCGGCAGAAGCCCATCCTGATGACCTAG
- the KIAA0930 gene encoding uncharacterized protein KIAA0930 homolog isoform X5 → MDGPSEAQRGCFKDDRIVFWTWMFSTYFMEKWAPRQDDMLFYVRRKLAYPGGEGSVDGRKLAEAEPEVEVEVYRRDSKKLPGLGDPDIDWEESVCLNLILQKLDYMVTCAVCTRADGGDIHIHKKKSQQVFASPSKHPMDSKGEESKISYPNIFFMIDSFEEVFSDMTVGEGEMVCVELVASDKTNMFQGVIFQGSIRYEALKKVYDNRVSVAARMAQKMSFGFYKYNNMEFVRMKGPQGKGHAEMAVSRVSTGDTSPCGTEEDSSPASPMHERVTSFSTPPTPERNNRPAFFSPSLKRKVPRNRIAEMKKSHSANDSEEFFREDNGGADLHNATNLRSRSLSGTGRSLVGSWLKLNRADGNFLLYAHLTYVTLPLHRILTDILEVRQKPILMT, encoded by the exons GGTGCTTTAAGGATGACCGCATCGTCTTCTGGACTTGGATGTTCTCTACCTACTTCATGGAGAAATGGGCACCGCGGCAGGATGACATGCTCTTCTATGTGCGCCGGAAGCTGGCCTACCCGGGTGGCGAGGGCAGCGTGGACGGGAGGAAG CTGGCTGAGGCCGAGCCCGAGGTGGAGGTCGAGGTGTACCGGCGGGACTCCAAGAAGCTGCCGGGCCTCGGTGACCCTGACATTGACTGGGAGGAGAGCGTCTGCCTGAATCTCATCCTGCAGAAG CTGGATTACATGGTGACATGTGCCGTGTGCACGCGCGCTGATGGCGGGGACATCCACATCCATAAGAAGAAATCCCAG CAAGTGTTTGCGTCCCCCAGTAAACACCCCATGGACAGCAAGGGGGAAGAGTCCAAGATCAGCTACCCTAACATCTTCTTCATGATCGACAGCTTTGAGGAG GTGTTCAGCGACATGAcggtgggggaaggagagatggtCTGTGTGGAGCTGGTGGCCAGTGACAAAACCAACATGTTCCAGGGAGTCATTTTTCAGGGCTCCATCCGCTACGAGGCACTGAAGAAGGTGTACGACAACCGA GTGAGTGTGGCCGCCCGCATGGCACAGAAGATGTCGTTTGGCTTCTACAAGTACAACAACATGGAGTTTGTGCGCATGAAGGGGCCGCAGGGCAAGGGTCACGCTGAGATGGCAGTCAGCCGTGTGTCTACTGGTGACACGTCCCCCTGCGGGACCGAAGAGGATTCCAGCCCGGCCTCACCCATGCATGAGCGG GTGACCTCCTTCAGCACGCCGCCCACCCCGGAGCGCAACAACCGGCCCGccttcttctccccttctctcaagAGGAAGGTGCCCCGCAACCGGATCGCTGAGATGAAGAAGTCTCACTCGGCCAACGACAGCGAGGAGTTCTTCCGCGAGGACAATGGTGGGG CGGATCTGCACAACGCCACCAACCTGCGCTCTCGGTCCCTGTCTGGCACGGGGCGGTCCCTCGTCGGGTCCTGGCTGAAGCTGAACAGAGCAGATGGAAATTTCCTTCTCTATGCACACTTGACCTACGTCACTTTGCCGCTGCATCGGATTTTAACAG ACATCCTGGAAGTGCGGCAGAAGCCCATCCTGATGACCTAG
- the KIAA0930 gene encoding uncharacterized protein KIAA0930 homolog isoform X4, which produces MFSTYFMEKWAPRQDDMLFYVRRKLAYPGGEGSVDGRKLAEAEPEVEVEVYRRDSKKLPGLGDPDIDWEESVCLNLILQKLDYMVTCAVCTRADGGDIHIHKKKSQQVFASPSKHPMDSKGEESKISYPNIFFMIDSFEEVFSDMTVGEGEMVCVELVASDKTNMFQGVIFQGSIRYEALKKVYDNRVSVAARMAQKMSFGFYKYNNMEFVRMKGPQGKGHAEMAVSRVSTGDTSPCGTEEDSSPASPMHERVTSFSTPPTPERNNRPAFFSPSLKRKVPRNRIAEMKKSHSANDSEEFFREDNGGADLHNATNLRSRSLSGTGRSLVGSWLKLNRADGNFLLYAHLTYVTLPLHRILTDILEVRQKPILMT; this is translated from the exons ATGTTCTCTACCTACTTCATGGAGAAATGGGCACCGCGGCAGGATGACATGCTCTTCTATGTGCGCCGGAAGCTGGCCTACCCGGGTGGCGAGGGCAGCGTGGACGGGAGGAAG CTGGCTGAGGCCGAGCCCGAGGTGGAGGTCGAGGTGTACCGGCGGGACTCCAAGAAGCTGCCGGGCCTCGGTGACCCTGACATTGACTGGGAGGAGAGCGTCTGCCTGAATCTCATCCTGCAGAAG CTGGATTACATGGTGACATGTGCCGTGTGCACGCGCGCTGATGGCGGGGACATCCACATCCATAAGAAGAAATCCCAG CAAGTGTTTGCGTCCCCCAGTAAACACCCCATGGACAGCAAGGGGGAAGAGTCCAAGATCAGCTACCCTAACATCTTCTTCATGATCGACAGCTTTGAGGAG GTGTTCAGCGACATGAcggtgggggaaggagagatggtCTGTGTGGAGCTGGTGGCCAGTGACAAAACCAACATGTTCCAGGGAGTCATTTTTCAGGGCTCCATCCGCTACGAGGCACTGAAGAAGGTGTACGACAACCGA GTGAGTGTGGCCGCCCGCATGGCACAGAAGATGTCGTTTGGCTTCTACAAGTACAACAACATGGAGTTTGTGCGCATGAAGGGGCCGCAGGGCAAGGGTCACGCTGAGATGGCAGTCAGCCGTGTGTCTACTGGTGACACGTCCCCCTGCGGGACCGAAGAGGATTCCAGCCCGGCCTCACCCATGCATGAGCGG GTGACCTCCTTCAGCACGCCGCCCACCCCGGAGCGCAACAACCGGCCCGccttcttctccccttctctcaagAGGAAGGTGCCCCGCAACCGGATCGCTGAGATGAAGAAGTCTCACTCGGCCAACGACAGCGAGGAGTTCTTCCGCGAGGACAATGGTGGGG CGGATCTGCACAACGCCACCAACCTGCGCTCTCGGTCCCTGTCTGGCACGGGGCGGTCCCTCGTCGGGTCCTGGCTGAAGCTGAACAGAGCAGATGGAAATTTCCTTCTCTATGCACACTTGACCTACGTCACTTTGCCGCTGCATCGGATTTTAACAG ACATCCTGGAAGTGCGGCAGAAGCCCATCCTGATGACCTAG
- the KIAA0930 gene encoding uncharacterized protein KIAA0930 homolog isoform X2 has protein sequence MGWGALNMPEPQQTSNQTCGWGWGRGGPSVTKVGGGGAGDPSSLTPLWPPSAGCFKDDRIVFWTWMFSTYFMEKWAPRQDDMLFYVRRKLAYPGGEGSVDGRKLAEAEPEVEVEVYRRDSKKLPGLGDPDIDWEESVCLNLILQKLDYMVTCAVCTRADGGDIHIHKKKSQQVFASPSKHPMDSKGEESKISYPNIFFMIDSFEEVFSDMTVGEGEMVCVELVASDKTNMFQGVIFQGSIRYEALKKVYDNRVSVAARMAQKMSFGFYKYNNMEFVRMKGPQGKGHAEMAVSRVSTGDTSPCGTEEDSSPASPMHERVTSFSTPPTPERNNRPAFFSPSLKRKVPRNRIAEMKKSHSANDSEEFFREDNGGADLHNATNLRSRSLSGTGRSLVGSWLKLNRADGNFLLYAHLTYVTLPLHRILTDILEVRQKPILMT, from the exons atggGATGGGGGGCTCTGAACATGCCAGAGCCCCAGCAGACCTCTAACCAGAcatgcgggtgggggtgggggaggggagggccgaGCGTGaccaaggtggggggtgggggggcaggtgacCCGTCCTCTCTCActcctctctggcctccctcGGCAGGGTGCTTTAAGGATGACCGCATCGTCTTCTGGACTTGGATGTTCTCTACCTACTTCATGGAGAAATGGGCACCGCGGCAGGATGACATGCTCTTCTATGTGCGCCGGAAGCTGGCCTACCCGGGTGGCGAGGGCAGCGTGGACGGGAGGAAG CTGGCTGAGGCCGAGCCCGAGGTGGAGGTCGAGGTGTACCGGCGGGACTCCAAGAAGCTGCCGGGCCTCGGTGACCCTGACATTGACTGGGAGGAGAGCGTCTGCCTGAATCTCATCCTGCAGAAG CTGGATTACATGGTGACATGTGCCGTGTGCACGCGCGCTGATGGCGGGGACATCCACATCCATAAGAAGAAATCCCAG CAAGTGTTTGCGTCCCCCAGTAAACACCCCATGGACAGCAAGGGGGAAGAGTCCAAGATCAGCTACCCTAACATCTTCTTCATGATCGACAGCTTTGAGGAG GTGTTCAGCGACATGAcggtgggggaaggagagatggtCTGTGTGGAGCTGGTGGCCAGTGACAAAACCAACATGTTCCAGGGAGTCATTTTTCAGGGCTCCATCCGCTACGAGGCACTGAAGAAGGTGTACGACAACCGA GTGAGTGTGGCCGCCCGCATGGCACAGAAGATGTCGTTTGGCTTCTACAAGTACAACAACATGGAGTTTGTGCGCATGAAGGGGCCGCAGGGCAAGGGTCACGCTGAGATGGCAGTCAGCCGTGTGTCTACTGGTGACACGTCCCCCTGCGGGACCGAAGAGGATTCCAGCCCGGCCTCACCCATGCATGAGCGG GTGACCTCCTTCAGCACGCCGCCCACCCCGGAGCGCAACAACCGGCCCGccttcttctccccttctctcaagAGGAAGGTGCCCCGCAACCGGATCGCTGAGATGAAGAAGTCTCACTCGGCCAACGACAGCGAGGAGTTCTTCCGCGAGGACAATGGTGGGG CGGATCTGCACAACGCCACCAACCTGCGCTCTCGGTCCCTGTCTGGCACGGGGCGGTCCCTCGTCGGGTCCTGGCTGAAGCTGAACAGAGCAGATGGAAATTTCCTTCTCTATGCACACTTGACCTACGTCACTTTGCCGCTGCATCGGATTTTAACAG ACATCCTGGAAGTGCGGCAGAAGCCCATCCTGATGACCTAG